Part of the Caldisericaceae bacterium genome is shown below.
GGCTTTTTTATTTTAATTTTTAAGGAGATTTTATGGAAAAAATAATCTTAAAAACAAAGAAACAAGAGGAAATGGTTGACATAACAGATTTAGTTAAAAAAGTAGTTGTAAATTCAAAGGTTGATTTTGGTATTTGTGTTGTTTATGTGCCACATACAACTGCAGCTATAACAATTAACGAAAGTTGGGATCCAAGTGTTAAAGAGGATATTGTAAATTTATTATCTAATTTAATACCTAAACATGGTCGGTATTTACATGTTGAAGGTAATTCGCATGCACATATAAAAGCTTCAATAATTGGCTCATCACGGACTGTAATTATCCAAAACGGCACACTTGCTTTAGGCACATACCAGGGTATATTTTTTATGGAGTTTGATGGTCCAAGAACAAGAGAAGTTTATG
Proteins encoded:
- a CDS encoding secondary thiamine-phosphate synthase enzyme YjbQ, which codes for MEKIILKTKKQEEMVDITDLVKKVVVNSKVDFGICVVYVPHTTAAITINESWDPSVKEDIVNLLSNLIPKHGRYLHVEGNSHAHIKASIIGSSRTVIIQNGTLALGTYQGIFFMEFDGPRTREVY